A window from Gossypium raimondii isolate GPD5lz chromosome 7, ASM2569854v1, whole genome shotgun sequence encodes these proteins:
- the LOC105786068 gene encoding squamosa promoter-binding-like protein 13A: MNNPFALNTFQRDKQLDWNLSNSNSCMDWNLGGATTWNLPTIVEEPSFDTINGSSNGDFSVDLKLGPLNKWKKPPLPMASSSSSSSKRAGASNNNGSRQQVWCLVDGCNSELSKCKDYHRRNKVCQLHSKAAQVFINGKKQRFCQQCSRFHSLEEFDERKRSCRKRLEGHNRRRRKPQSMYPLSLMRPGTYFSDYQGTESFPFASLNIPTWPGVNTQEPIVKKDTLQNRTPPTCQSFRTAPEGNGGSSSHNVSCDRLVPWFRDADYALSLLSSVRTQPTSGIGSSNLVQSHSFALVHPSRLSVANPVVEPMGSLAVANDRDDRVHCPQMVHMDCGECSKTQDPHTLPFHRKY, from the exons ATGAATAACCCTTTCGCCTTGAATACTTTCCAAAGAGATAAACAATTAGATTGGAACTTGAGTAACTCAAACAGCTGTATGGATTGGAACTTGGGAGGTGCTACAACTTGGAATTTACCTACAATTGTTGAAGAACCAAGCTTTGATACAATCAATGGATCATCAAATGGGGATTTCTCAGTTGATTTGAAGCTTGGTCCATTGAATAAATGGAAGAAACCACCATTGCCAATGGCGTCTTCTTCTTCGTCATCTTCAAAGAGAGCTGGAGCAAGCAACAACAATGGAAGCCGTCAACAAGTTTGGTGTCTTGTTGATGGGTGCAATTCAGAGCTTAGTAAATGCAAGGACTATCATAGGCGCAATAAAGTGTGTCAACTCCATTCCAAGGCTGCTCAAGTTTTCATTAATGGCAAAAAGCAACGATTTTGTCAACAATGCAGTAG GTTTCACTCACTGGAGGAGtttgatgaaagaaaaagaagttgcAGAAAACGTCTCGAGGGACACAACCGCAGGCGAAGGAAGCCTCAGTCGATGTATCCCCTCTCTCTCATGCGTCCTGGAACCTACTTCTCTGATTACCAAG GTACTGAGTCGTTTCCATTCGCTAGTTTGAATATACCTACTTGGCCTGGAGTTAACACGCAGGAACCCATAGTCAAGAAAGACACTCTTCAGAATCGAACCCCACCCACCTGTCAGTCGTTCAGGACAGCACCGGAAGGAAATGGGGGCAGCAGCAGTCACAATGTGTCGTGTGATAGGTTAGTACCTTGGTTTCGAGATGCAGATTATGCTCTCTCTCTTCTGTCATCTGTGCGGACTCAACCTACGTCTGGGATCGGTTCGAGTAACCTCGTACAGTCTCACTCGTTCGCCTTGGTGCATCCCTCGAGACTGAGCGTCGCGAATCCCGTTGTCGAACCGATGGGATCACTTGCTGTTGCCAATGACAGGGATGATAGGGTCCATTGTCCACAAATGGTTCACATGGATTGTGGTGAATGCTCTAAAACCCAAGACCCTCACACTCTTCCCTTTCATAGGAAATATTGA